From a single Hymenobacter sp. YIM 151500-1 genomic region:
- a CDS encoding sensor histidine kinase encodes MAIYHALKARQLHKRNQNKPTLVITNDLLDTLYAQQGNYRLARRHTAENRRLEAQLRQQEQEAKVAELQGRYDTKEKERSIQLLQQQNRITQLAALQQRTLRNAALLTAGLLLLAVGVLVNRYRLRQRTVQQLAAQKQVLETRDQEKELLLREKTLLLQEVHHRVKNNLQIVLSLLNTQVNTLHEPAAIEAIRDSQSRVQTMALIHQNLYQSESLARIDMLSYFGELTEAISEAFRQEAARVQLHVSVEPLQLNTHTAVPLGLIVNELVTNALKYAFPPGYPDQRVWVTLGQVEAGRYQLVVADSGVGLPASVVPTKVASLGLRLVAGLAQQMKARLEVAAAPSACFTLTFRELPQTPVAA; translated from the coding sequence ATGGCTATATATCACGCGCTTAAGGCTCGGCAATTACATAAAAGAAATCAAAATAAACCTACGTTAGTCATAACAAACGACCTGCTAGACACTCTGTATGCCCAGCAGGGCAACTACCGCCTGGCTCGCCGCCACACGGCCGAAAACCGCCGGCTGGAAGCCCAGCTGCGCCAGCAGGAGCAAGAAGCCAAGGTCGCCGAGTTGCAAGGCCGCTACGACACGAAAGAAAAAGAGCGCAGCATCCAGCTACTGCAGCAGCAAAACCGCATTACGCAGCTGGCGGCCCTGCAGCAGCGCACGCTGCGCAACGCGGCCCTGCTCACGGCCGGGCTGCTGCTGCTGGCCGTGGGCGTGCTGGTGAACCGCTACCGCCTGCGCCAGCGCACGGTGCAGCAACTGGCGGCGCAAAAGCAGGTGCTCGAAACCCGCGACCAGGAAAAAGAGCTGCTGCTGCGCGAGAAGACGCTGCTCTTGCAGGAGGTGCACCACCGCGTCAAAAACAACCTGCAAATCGTGCTCAGCCTCTTAAACACCCAGGTCAACACCCTGCACGAGCCGGCCGCCATCGAGGCCATCCGCGACAGCCAGAGCCGGGTGCAGACCATGGCCCTGATTCACCAGAACCTCTACCAGTCCGAGAGCTTGGCCCGCATCGACATGCTCAGCTACTTCGGCGAGCTGACCGAAGCCATCAGCGAGGCCTTCCGGCAGGAGGCCGCCCGCGTGCAGCTGCACGTGAGCGTCGAGCCCCTGCAACTGAACACGCACACGGCCGTGCCCCTGGGCCTGATTGTCAATGAGCTGGTGACCAATGCGCTGAAGTATGCCTTTCCGCCCGGCTATCCCGACCAGCGTGTGTGGGTGACGCTGGGGCAGGTGGAGGCCGGCCGTTACCAGTTGGTGGTGGCCGACTCGGGCGTGGGCCTGCCCGCCAGTGTGGTGCCCACCAAGGTGGCCTCGCTGGGCTTGCGCCTGGTGGCCGGGCTGGCCCAGCAGATGAAGGCCCGCCTGGAGGTGGCGGCCGCACCGAGCGCCTGCTTTACGCTCACTTTCCGCGAGCTGCCCCAAACGCCGGTGGCTGCCTAG